A single window of Tautonia marina DNA harbors:
- a CDS encoding S9 family peptidase: MDGLWMTPFLWCLGLTIPAQIGQVDPPPAISTEGVPPISKALERSLAPYRTVPGFGFGGWLGDRRELLIRAGAAPSGQVFSVVTPGAAPRQLSRLSARLLGVEPRPGRNQFVLLYDTEGNESVQLALSDTRTGLRGRLTDGHSHHADPRWSRDGQTLALTSDARNGRDFDVYLIRPDDPDPSPSLLAKAEGLVTVEDWSPDDRALLVVEVNAGQNVRVRTIDVETGASTVLVPGPGTSGVHSPASPRWSADGQSIFLTLYDGGEFRRLARLDLASNRLTILSNTIETDVESFAVADDGKTLAVTVHDDGYSSLRILDAESGRELSRPDLPGGQIDSLSFRPGSTEVAFNLETTREPSQVYSVIVPTGVVVRWTRSLPGSTGVRLPDPPERIRYPSFDGREIPAFVYHPDPRRFPGPRPVLIDLHGGPQAQARPSFLGPDAYIVTELGIALVVPNVRGSSGYGISYLQLDDRDHREDAVRDVGALLDWIARQPEYDPNRLIVRGGSYGGYLVLASLARFGDQITAGINLAGISDFETFMADQPALRLELLRLEFGDERDPNTQTFFRTISPLRRADQITSPLLVVQGRNDPRVPVAEARQIVDAVRRNGVPVWYVLAENEGHGYSRAENLEYLRAVEATFLVEHLRKTRLPPDDAEPSAP, from the coding sequence ATGGATGGTCTGTGGATGACCCCGTTCCTCTGGTGTCTTGGACTGACCATTCCGGCTCAGATCGGCCAGGTCGATCCTCCGCCAGCGATCTCGACCGAGGGGGTTCCGCCCATCTCCAAGGCCCTCGAGCGCTCGCTGGCGCCGTACCGGACCGTTCCCGGCTTTGGCTTCGGAGGATGGCTTGGCGACCGTCGGGAACTGCTCATTCGAGCCGGAGCCGCCCCCTCGGGGCAGGTCTTCAGCGTCGTCACTCCGGGAGCGGCCCCTCGGCAACTTTCACGGCTTTCGGCGCGATTGCTCGGAGTTGAGCCTCGGCCTGGGCGCAATCAGTTCGTCCTACTTTACGACACCGAAGGGAATGAATCCGTTCAACTCGCGCTGAGCGACACCCGAACGGGCCTGCGTGGCCGTCTGACCGACGGTCACTCCCATCACGCCGACCCCCGATGGAGCCGGGACGGTCAGACCCTTGCCCTGACCAGCGACGCACGCAACGGCCGCGATTTCGACGTGTACCTGATTCGACCCGATGACCCCGACCCGTCACCCTCCCTTCTGGCCAAAGCCGAAGGACTGGTCACCGTCGAAGACTGGTCTCCCGACGACCGCGCTCTGCTTGTGGTCGAGGTCAACGCCGGCCAGAACGTTCGGGTGCGAACAATTGACGTGGAAACGGGAGCCTCAACCGTCCTTGTTCCCGGCCCCGGCACCTCTGGCGTCCATAGCCCGGCCTCCCCTCGGTGGTCCGCCGATGGTCAGTCGATCTTCCTAACCCTCTACGACGGTGGTGAATTCCGACGCCTTGCCCGGCTCGACCTCGCCTCCAACCGCCTCACAATTCTCTCGAACACGATCGAGACGGACGTCGAGTCCTTCGCCGTGGCCGACGACGGGAAAACGCTCGCCGTCACGGTCCATGACGATGGGTATTCCTCGCTCCGGATTCTTGACGCCGAAAGCGGCCGAGAGCTGTCTCGTCCCGACCTCCCCGGCGGCCAGATCGACAGCCTAAGCTTTCGTCCCGGTTCCACCGAGGTCGCCTTTAACCTCGAAACCACCCGAGAGCCGTCTCAGGTCTACTCCGTAATCGTGCCCACGGGGGTAGTCGTTCGATGGACGCGGAGCCTGCCCGGGAGCACAGGCGTTCGCCTCCCCGACCCTCCAGAACGCATTCGCTATCCGTCGTTCGATGGTCGTGAGATTCCGGCCTTCGTCTATCACCCCGATCCCCGCCGATTTCCCGGTCCTCGACCGGTTCTCATCGACCTGCACGGCGGTCCGCAGGCCCAGGCCCGCCCCTCGTTCCTCGGCCCCGACGCCTACATCGTGACCGAACTGGGCATCGCCCTGGTGGTTCCGAATGTCCGGGGCTCGAGCGGTTACGGCATCTCGTACTTACAGCTCGACGACCGCGACCATCGTGAAGATGCCGTCCGAGATGTCGGTGCCCTGCTCGACTGGATCGCCCGACAGCCCGAGTACGACCCGAACCGACTCATCGTCCGGGGAGGCTCGTATGGCGGTTATCTCGTGCTTGCCTCGCTGGCCCGGTTCGGCGACCAGATCACCGCGGGCATCAACCTCGCCGGCATCTCAGACTTCGAAACCTTCATGGCCGATCAGCCGGCGCTGCGGCTCGAACTCCTTCGACTCGAATTCGGCGACGAACGCGACCCGAACACCCAGACCTTTTTTCGAACCATTTCCCCGCTCCGTCGCGCCGACCAGATCACCAGCCCCCTGCTCGTCGTTCAAGGGCGGAACGATCCGCGCGTTCCGGTCGCCGAGGCCCGACAGATCGTCGATGCTGTTCGCCGTAACGGCGTCCCGGTCTGGTACGTCCTCGCCGAGAACGAGGGGCACGGCTATTCCCGCGCCGAGAACCTCGAATACCTTCGGGCCGTCGAAGCAACGTTTCTGGTCGAGCATCTTCGCAAGACCCGTTTGCCACCCGACGACGCCGAACCCTCAGCCCCCTGA
- a CDS encoding glycosyltransferase family 39 protein encodes METSAEGVRRTRRFRPSRDFGAVEPVAAEPVEPHDRILLINCALVGFVVFGVLIRLVRSLADRPLWGDEAMVAVNLLGRGFGELMEPLAFAQVAPIGFLWVERLVVVLLGPSEWSLRLAPAVCGIVAVPGFAWLARRAFNPVAALLAVAVFAVSYAPIRHAVEVKPYAFDLLAAIVLLLPAIVWLRQPERTGSLWLLVLLAPVAMICSHPATFVAGGIGVAMVPTLWAWAVKRPDWKLLRLWAVYLGVVGLAFLAVYTLSTGEQSDAVSSTYREGYWAAAFPPFDEPLRLPQWLLMTHVGESFGYPIGGENGASLVSTVLAVAGVIALWRGGNRGLVAVLLAPMGMTFLAAMLGRYPYGGSARTMQHLAPSLCLLIGAGAASILNRTVLEGGRDRRIKQVLVGLVLIGAGLFTTDLVMPYRTREDQRTRDFARWFWPEVARGAEVGCSRAMRGTTFDGTYWRLGRLELYLANQAIALPADRDTARPRLDRVSEDHPLRIVIYNDDPRFDLGLAAWLDVMSLHFQLRDVRSYTVNGGIIDHGMGREERFLVFEYVPFPENTRLARRSGG; translated from the coding sequence GTGGAGACGTCTGCCGAAGGAGTCCGGCGGACTCGTCGGTTCCGGCCGAGCCGAGACTTCGGGGCCGTTGAGCCGGTTGCGGCCGAACCGGTGGAGCCACACGATCGAATCCTCTTGATCAATTGTGCGCTGGTGGGATTCGTGGTCTTCGGCGTCCTGATTCGGTTGGTCCGCTCTCTGGCGGATCGTCCGTTGTGGGGCGACGAGGCGATGGTTGCGGTGAACTTGCTGGGACGAGGGTTTGGGGAGTTGATGGAACCCCTAGCCTTCGCTCAAGTTGCGCCGATTGGGTTCCTGTGGGTCGAACGCCTGGTGGTGGTCCTGCTTGGTCCTTCGGAGTGGTCGCTCAGACTGGCTCCGGCGGTCTGCGGAATCGTCGCGGTTCCTGGCTTTGCCTGGCTGGCGAGGCGGGCGTTCAATCCGGTGGCGGCGTTGCTGGCGGTTGCGGTGTTTGCGGTGTCGTACGCGCCGATTCGTCATGCGGTGGAGGTCAAGCCGTATGCTTTCGACCTGCTCGCGGCGATCGTTCTGCTACTCCCGGCGATTGTCTGGCTCAGGCAACCGGAGCGGACCGGGAGTCTCTGGCTTCTGGTCCTGCTGGCTCCGGTGGCAATGATCTGCTCGCATCCGGCGACGTTCGTGGCAGGGGGGATCGGCGTGGCAATGGTGCCGACTCTCTGGGCTTGGGCCGTGAAACGACCGGATTGGAAACTGCTAAGGCTCTGGGCGGTCTATCTGGGAGTGGTCGGCCTGGCGTTTCTGGCGGTTTATACGCTGAGCACGGGAGAGCAGAGCGACGCGGTTTCCTCAACCTATCGAGAAGGATACTGGGCGGCGGCCTTTCCACCGTTCGACGAACCGCTTCGATTGCCGCAATGGTTGCTGATGACCCATGTGGGGGAGTCCTTCGGCTATCCGATCGGAGGGGAGAACGGGGCGAGCCTGGTTTCGACAGTACTGGCGGTCGCGGGCGTGATCGCCCTCTGGAGGGGGGGGAATCGAGGGCTCGTGGCGGTCTTGCTGGCCCCGATGGGAATGACCTTCCTGGCGGCGATGTTGGGGCGATATCCGTATGGTGGGTCGGCCCGGACGATGCAGCACCTCGCGCCGAGCCTTTGTCTGTTGATCGGGGCCGGGGCCGCAAGCATCCTGAACCGAACCGTGTTGGAAGGTGGCCGTGATCGACGGATTAAGCAAGTCCTGGTGGGTCTGGTCCTGATCGGGGCAGGATTGTTCACGACGGATCTGGTCATGCCGTATCGGACGCGAGAGGATCAGCGAACCCGCGATTTCGCTCGATGGTTCTGGCCCGAAGTGGCCCGAGGGGCGGAGGTCGGTTGTAGCAGGGCAATGCGGGGAACGACGTTTGACGGCACATACTGGCGGCTCGGTCGGCTGGAACTGTACCTGGCGAACCAGGCGATTGCCTTGCCGGCGGATCGGGACACGGCGCGACCGAGGCTTGATCGTGTGTCCGAGGATCACCCGCTTCGGATTGTGATCTACAACGACGACCCCCGCTTCGACCTGGGCCTGGCGGCCTGGCTGGACGTCATGAGTCTTCACTTCCAGCTTCGAGACGTGCGTTCGTACACGGTCAACGGCGGGATCATCGATCACGGGATGGGTCGGGAAGAGCGGTTCCTGGTCTTCGAGTACGTGCCCTTCCCGGAAAACACCCGGCTCGCGCGACGATCAGGGGGCTGA
- a CDS encoding carboxylesterase family protein — MDRIRRRYRRFLDRALPIVAMAALGGWTLPEAGADQVVLKNGGLIRGIVERDNAIVTVYDGLKRTVIRQTKIEQISPEPPTARQELERFSLVQPIEVHGGEMPSHALRIRTAPWDEFGQRLFEFSKYTGRSLRAERMKQAINEIGPDIVKFRGIDGFWLGQIATDEVPRDVILGLLDRVDPTNKNERLRVARFLIQARWYDEALAELDRLDSSFPELSSTIANVRLTVRDLQTQRALDEANRLVTVGQPRAAEALLTTFDSEGASITLRDEISKALRELQASQESHRVFASDLRSLLDNAPESISRDLRSETFEILQALADVPDAAAPRLSPGRAVTEADGSPIPPEVRLSRALSSWVVGAEYAVDDPSDVRDLWQTRASILDYLSSTDPSERDRLLAELLGGSTDDEGNGPEPADLERISRIIRHLPPPFASGDVPAGGVPLIRRVIDDVNPTPTEYAILLPPEYHPLRSYPAVVALHDGRGARSALDWWGPEAARNGFVVIAPEYMAPSESPDYRYSPDEHAAVLLSLRDARKRFSIDPDRIFLGGSMLGGNAAWDIGLAHPDVFAGVATLSGIPAKHVARTRAHGAYVPMLIVIGDLATASTDSLVFDLAKSMISKTWDVTYVEYLKRGLEPLPEELPAVFDWMKHRTRETHRKDFEVVASRSSDDRYYGLVIRDFLPGRTPAPEAVDPLGTKLDPATITCKTSTLSNLMALTVSGMNAIDIWLAPEYFDFNERIQIRINGKRLFYDRVKPDLRALLEDVRIRGDRTQLYWAKLPLGGKRPG, encoded by the coding sequence ATGGATCGAATCCGGCGACGGTACCGGCGGTTTCTCGACCGTGCTCTCCCCATCGTGGCGATGGCCGCGCTAGGCGGGTGGACCTTGCCGGAGGCCGGGGCCGATCAGGTCGTCCTGAAAAACGGAGGCTTGATCCGCGGGATCGTCGAGCGCGATAACGCCATCGTCACCGTTTACGACGGCCTGAAACGCACCGTTATCCGTCAAACGAAGATCGAGCAGATTTCACCCGAACCCCCCACCGCCCGCCAGGAACTGGAACGCTTCTCGCTCGTCCAGCCGATCGAGGTCCACGGCGGTGAGATGCCCTCTCACGCGCTCCGCATTCGAACCGCCCCCTGGGACGAGTTCGGCCAGCGACTCTTTGAATTCTCAAAATACACCGGCCGATCGCTCCGCGCCGAACGGATGAAACAGGCGATCAACGAGATCGGCCCCGACATCGTCAAATTCCGAGGCATCGACGGCTTCTGGCTCGGTCAGATCGCCACCGACGAGGTTCCCAGAGACGTCATCCTCGGCCTCCTCGACCGGGTCGATCCGACCAACAAGAACGAACGCTTGCGGGTCGCTCGCTTTCTCATCCAGGCCCGGTGGTACGACGAGGCCCTGGCCGAGCTCGACCGCCTCGATTCCTCCTTCCCCGAACTTTCCTCGACCATCGCCAACGTCCGGCTCACGGTACGCGACCTTCAAACCCAGCGGGCCCTCGACGAGGCCAATCGGCTCGTCACCGTGGGCCAGCCTCGGGCCGCCGAAGCCCTGCTCACGACCTTCGATTCCGAAGGGGCCTCAATCACACTCCGTGATGAAATTTCCAAGGCCCTCCGAGAGCTTCAAGCCTCCCAGGAATCGCACCGCGTCTTCGCCTCGGATCTGCGATCGCTCCTCGACAATGCTCCCGAATCCATCTCACGTGATCTCCGCTCCGAGACGTTCGAGATTCTCCAGGCCCTTGCCGACGTTCCCGACGCCGCCGCTCCCCGTCTCTCGCCAGGCCGCGCGGTCACCGAGGCCGACGGTTCCCCCATCCCTCCCGAAGTCCGCCTCAGCCGAGCCCTCTCCTCTTGGGTCGTCGGCGCCGAGTACGCCGTCGATGATCCCTCAGACGTTCGTGATCTCTGGCAAACCCGAGCGAGCATTCTCGATTACCTCTCCTCAACCGACCCTTCCGAGCGTGATCGCCTGCTCGCGGAACTCCTGGGCGGTTCGACCGACGACGAAGGAAACGGCCCCGAGCCGGCCGATCTGGAACGGATCTCCCGGATCATCCGGCACCTGCCCCCCCCCTTCGCCTCGGGCGACGTTCCCGCTGGTGGTGTCCCTTTGATCCGCCGCGTGATTGACGACGTGAACCCGACCCCAACCGAGTACGCCATCCTTCTCCCGCCCGAGTACCACCCCTTGCGATCGTATCCGGCCGTCGTGGCCCTGCACGACGGTCGAGGAGCCCGATCGGCGCTCGACTGGTGGGGCCCCGAAGCCGCCCGTAACGGCTTCGTCGTCATCGCCCCGGAATACATGGCCCCGTCCGAATCTCCTGATTACCGCTACTCCCCCGACGAACACGCCGCCGTCCTCCTCTCGCTCCGCGACGCCCGCAAGCGTTTCTCCATCGATCCCGACCGCATCTTCCTCGGCGGCTCGATGCTCGGAGGCAATGCCGCCTGGGACATCGGCCTGGCCCACCCCGATGTCTTCGCCGGAGTCGCCACCCTTTCGGGAATTCCCGCCAAGCATGTCGCCCGGACTCGAGCCCACGGCGCCTACGTGCCCATGTTGATTGTCATTGGCGACCTGGCCACCGCCTCGACCGACAGCCTCGTCTTCGATCTGGCCAAGTCCATGATCAGCAAGACCTGGGATGTAACCTATGTCGAATACCTCAAACGCGGCCTTGAGCCCCTTCCCGAAGAGCTTCCCGCCGTCTTCGATTGGATGAAGCATCGAACTCGGGAAACCCATCGCAAGGACTTCGAGGTCGTCGCCTCCCGATCAAGCGACGACCGCTACTACGGCCTCGTCATCCGAGACTTCCTCCCCGGCCGCACTCCTGCCCCGGAAGCGGTCGATCCCCTCGGCACGAAGCTCGACCCAGCCACCATCACCTGTAAAACCAGCACCCTGAGCAACCTGATGGCCCTGACCGTCAGTGGCATGAACGCCATCGACATCTGGCTTGCCCCTGAATATTTCGACTTTAACGAGCGCATTCAGATTCGCATCAACGGCAAACGCCTCTTTTACGATCGGGTCAAGCCCGACCTCCGCGCCTTGCTCGAAGACGTCCGCATCCGAGGCGACCGAACCCAGCTCTACTGGGCCAAACTGCCCCTCGGCGGCAAGCGTCCCGGATGA
- a CDS encoding tetratricopeptide repeat protein → MPSANELYDQAVDLRDAGDKETAVTKLKEAVEAEPDHTLSHGLLARLCVDLGLFDDAILHARRVVELEPEDPFSYTALSVICQRCGRIPEAEDALAKARMMQMGLD, encoded by the coding sequence ATGCCCTCGGCAAATGAACTGTACGATCAGGCTGTCGATCTGCGAGACGCAGGAGACAAGGAAACCGCCGTCACCAAGCTGAAGGAAGCCGTCGAGGCCGAACCCGACCATACGCTCTCTCACGGCCTCCTGGCCCGCCTCTGCGTTGACCTCGGCCTGTTCGACGACGCCATCCTGCACGCCCGTCGGGTCGTGGAACTCGAACCGGAAGATCCCTTCAGCTACACCGCCCTGTCCGTCATCTGCCAACGCTGCGGACGTATCCCGGAAGCGGAAGACGCACTGGCCAAAGCCCGCATGATGCAAATGGGGCTCGATTAA
- a CDS encoding amidohydrolase translates to MIAPLVVLLASLPGPIAPPSGADAAWIEAEIDGLIDLYQHLHQHPELSNFEQQTATRIARELQEAGVDEVTSGVGGHGVVGVIRNGEGPTVLVRTDLDALPVVEETGLPYASTVTTTDDAGETVGVMHACGHDVHMTCFVGTARWLSDHRDAWSGTVLLVAQPAEERVSGARAMLDDGLYDRFPRPDFALALHVASDLPSGRVAYCAGPALASVSSVDITVKGKGGHGAFPHRTVDPIVLAASLVMELQTIVSREVAPTDPAVVTVGSFQGGSKHNIIPPEATLKLTLRSYKSEVMDQLLDGIQRRTLGLAHAHNAPEPTITVGDSTPPTVNDPDLVARVVPALETALGPDRVVPTDPVMGAEDFGLFSLDGAIPGFMFWLGTASADRVAAAQNGGDPLPSLHSPLFAPEAHPAVATGVRSMTAAVAELLPRGGAENR, encoded by the coding sequence ATGATCGCCCCCCTCGTGGTTCTGCTCGCCTCGCTTCCCGGACCGATCGCCCCCCCCTCCGGAGCCGATGCCGCCTGGATCGAAGCCGAGATCGACGGGCTGATCGACCTCTACCAGCATCTCCACCAGCATCCCGAGCTCTCCAACTTCGAGCAGCAAACCGCCACTCGAATCGCTCGGGAGCTTCAAGAGGCGGGCGTCGATGAAGTCACCTCCGGCGTGGGTGGCCACGGGGTCGTCGGTGTGATTCGCAACGGAGAAGGCCCGACCGTCCTCGTCCGAACCGATCTCGACGCTCTTCCGGTCGTTGAGGAGACCGGATTACCTTACGCCAGCACTGTCACCACGACCGATGACGCCGGCGAGACGGTCGGCGTGATGCACGCCTGTGGACACGACGTGCACATGACCTGCTTCGTTGGCACGGCGCGATGGCTCTCCGACCATCGAGACGCCTGGTCGGGCACCGTCCTGCTCGTCGCCCAGCCGGCTGAGGAACGCGTCAGCGGCGCCCGAGCCATGCTCGACGACGGCCTATACGATCGCTTCCCCCGCCCCGATTTCGCCCTCGCCCTGCACGTTGCCTCCGATCTTCCCAGTGGCCGTGTCGCGTATTGCGCCGGCCCGGCCCTGGCGAGCGTGTCCAGCGTCGATATCACCGTCAAGGGAAAAGGAGGCCACGGCGCGTTCCCTCACCGAACGGTTGATCCAATCGTGCTGGCCGCCTCACTCGTTATGGAATTGCAGACAATCGTCAGTCGAGAGGTCGCCCCAACCGATCCGGCCGTCGTCACCGTCGGCTCGTTCCAGGGAGGTTCGAAGCACAACATCATCCCTCCCGAGGCAACGCTCAAGCTCACGCTTCGCTCCTACAAATCCGAGGTCATGGATCAACTTCTCGACGGCATTCAGCGCCGTACCCTCGGGCTCGCCCACGCCCACAACGCCCCCGAGCCCACCATCACCGTTGGCGATTCCACCCCGCCGACCGTCAACGACCCTGATCTCGTCGCTCGGGTCGTCCCGGCCCTGGAAACCGCCCTCGGCCCCGACCGCGTTGTACCAACCGACCCGGTCATGGGAGCCGAGGACTTCGGCCTTTTCAGCCTCGATGGCGCCATCCCCGGCTTCATGTTCTGGCTCGGCACCGCCTCGGCCGATCGCGTTGCCGCCGCTCAAAATGGTGGCGATCCCCTTCCCTCACTCCATTCCCCCCTGTTCGCCCCCGAGGCTCACCCGGCCGTCGCCACCGGCGTCCGTTCCATGACTGCGGCCGTGGCCGAACTCCTTCCCCGGGGTGGAGCAGAGAACCGCTGA
- a CDS encoding HD domain-containing protein yields the protein MSVSYDQAWNLLHDWTSSPSLLLHAKTVEAVMIQAAHRYGRGADDEQRWAITGLLHDADYDRWPDEHPRRIVSWLQERDEPEIAHAISAHFTRWGVPAETPLDRALLACDELTGFIVACSLVRPEGITTLGSSSVKKKLKDRSFAAKVDRDEVRLGVEQLGVSLDDHIRFIIEALTPHAIDFGIGPRAPRDS from the coding sequence ATGAGTGTCTCGTACGACCAGGCCTGGAACCTGCTGCACGATTGGACTTCGTCCCCTTCGCTGCTCTTGCACGCGAAGACGGTCGAGGCCGTCATGATTCAGGCGGCCCACCGCTATGGTCGCGGTGCCGACGACGAGCAGCGCTGGGCGATCACCGGCCTGCTGCATGATGCCGATTACGACCGTTGGCCCGACGAGCACCCCCGCCGAATCGTCTCCTGGCTTCAAGAGCGCGACGAGCCCGAGATCGCTCACGCCATCTCGGCCCATTTCACCCGCTGGGGAGTCCCCGCCGAGACTCCCCTCGATCGCGCTCTGCTTGCCTGCGACGAGCTGACCGGCTTCATCGTCGCCTGCTCCCTCGTCCGGCCCGAGGGGATCACCACCCTCGGTTCATCGAGCGTCAAGAAGAAGCTCAAGGATCGCTCCTTCGCCGCAAAGGTCGATCGTGACGAGGTTCGCCTTGGGGTCGAACAGCTTGGGGTGTCGCTCGATGATCACATCCGCTTCATCATCGAAGCCCTCACCCCCCACGCAATCGACTTCGGCATCGGTCCCCGGGCTCCCCGCGATTCCTGA
- a CDS encoding 3-keto-disaccharide hydrolase gives MFPSLTLRTLAALGLIAGGTLALEAAMSSQQDAPKLGYDDTPFLPGGTYRVHDGTRPQPTVIDPGTSSTQESPGQPPSDAVVLFDGSDLSAWELPNGQEAPWDIKNGSMVIAPRTGSIQTKQEFGDCQLHLEFASPEPATGEGQGRGNSGIMFFGRYEIQVLDCFENQTYPDGQAGAIYGQYPPLVNASRPPGQWQTFDIIFKAPKFNDDGSVAEPAYATVFHNGVLLHHHTPLLGAVAFRAVAQYQPHGPKGPLMLQDHGNPVQFRNIWIRELKGYDEG, from the coding sequence ATGTTCCCAAGCCTGACCCTCCGCACCCTCGCCGCCCTCGGCCTGATCGCCGGGGGCACTCTCGCCCTGGAGGCCGCGATGTCGTCGCAGCAAGATGCCCCAAAGCTCGGCTACGACGATACTCCGTTCCTTCCGGGCGGCACCTACCGCGTGCATGACGGCACCCGTCCCCAACCGACCGTGATCGACCCCGGGACCTCCAGCACCCAGGAATCGCCCGGTCAGCCCCCGTCCGATGCGGTCGTTCTCTTCGACGGCTCCGACCTGTCTGCCTGGGAGTTGCCGAACGGTCAGGAGGCCCCCTGGGACATCAAAAACGGCTCGATGGTGATTGCGCCGAGAACCGGATCGATCCAGACGAAGCAGGAATTCGGCGACTGCCAGCTTCACCTCGAATTCGCCAGTCCCGAGCCCGCCACCGGAGAGGGCCAGGGGCGCGGCAACAGCGGCATCATGTTCTTCGGCCGTTACGAGATTCAGGTGCTCGACTGCTTCGAGAATCAGACCTACCCCGACGGCCAGGCCGGAGCGATCTACGGCCAGTATCCGCCCCTGGTCAACGCCTCTCGGCCTCCCGGTCAGTGGCAGACCTTCGACATCATCTTCAAGGCACCGAAGTTCAATGACGACGGCTCCGTTGCCGAACCGGCCTACGCGACCGTCTTCCACAACGGCGTCTTGCTACACCACCACACGCCGCTCCTCGGCGCTGTCGCCTTCCGAGCAGTTGCTCAGTACCAGCCCCACGGCCCCAAAGGCCCATTGATGCTTCAGGATCACGGCAACCCCGTCCAATTCCGCAACATCTGGATCCGGGAACTAAAGGGCTACGACGAGGGTTGA
- a CDS encoding YybH family protein: MASLTLSVLLLAWTAAPAQDATATATQLLEAGAATFDTKDAAAMAATYTDDAVITLYSKTDSSLETQHYQGKERIQKLYADLFKDSAQTTSRNVVEYARFVGPEMLLIGGTFEPDLGGSLILQFVQVRVRQDGGVWRIQNLQLFPIPNS, from the coding sequence ATGGCATCGTTGACACTAAGCGTTTTGTTGCTGGCCTGGACCGCTGCTCCGGCCCAGGATGCCACAGCCACCGCGACCCAACTTTTGGAAGCGGGGGCTGCGACCTTCGATACCAAGGATGCCGCCGCAATGGCGGCAACCTACACGGATGATGCGGTCATCACGCTGTATTCGAAGACGGACAGCAGTTTGGAGACGCAGCATTACCAGGGGAAAGAGCGGATTCAAAAACTCTATGCCGACCTGTTCAAGGATTCGGCTCAGACCACGTCACGAAACGTGGTCGAATATGCTCGATTCGTCGGGCCGGAGATGCTGCTGATCGGCGGAACCTTCGAACCGGATCTCGGCGGTTCGCTCATCTTGCAATTCGTGCAAGTCCGCGTCCGGCAGGACGGCGGAGTCTGGCGCATTCAGAACTTGCAACTGTTCCCGATCCCGAACTCGTGA
- a CDS encoding STAS domain-containing protein: MMSLAPAGSVEDSYRVSQQDGFVQIVLLTPKLPEELGAVLIKEAMVRRWSDLVLDCSQVEFLSSLGLGSLIRLDRQLRPSGGRLRLCGLNPHLREFFAITRLDRVMLISEDDAIAGASSD; this comes from the coding sequence ATGATGAGCCTTGCTCCAGCGGGAAGCGTCGAGGACTCGTATCGCGTCTCCCAGCAAGACGGGTTCGTGCAGATTGTGTTGCTCACCCCCAAGCTGCCGGAGGAACTGGGCGCGGTCTTGATTAAAGAAGCGATGGTTCGGCGCTGGTCGGACCTGGTGCTCGATTGCTCCCAGGTCGAATTCCTGTCGAGCCTGGGGCTTGGTTCCCTGATCCGTCTGGATCGCCAGCTCCGGCCGTCGGGTGGAAGGCTCAGGCTCTGCGGTCTGAATCCTCATCTGAGAGAGTTCTTTGCGATCACCCGTCTGGATCGGGTCATGCTCATTTCCGAGGACGACGCCATCGCAGGGGCTTCGAGTGACTGA